Proteins from a genomic interval of Lysobacter stagni:
- a CDS encoding MFS transporter, with product MSTITANTPKEGTLTQGHKKVIFASSLGTVFEWYDFYLYGSLAAIIAKQFFSGVNETTGFIFALLAFAAGFFVRPFGAAFFGSLGDRIGRKYTFLVTIVIMGLSTFLVGVLPNYATIGVAAPVILIALRLFQGLALGGEYGGAATYVAEHAPHGKRGLYTSFIQITATAGLFLSLLVILGCRVYLGTEAFEAWGWRIPFMVSIVLLGISVWIRLQLSESPLFQQMKAEGKTAKKPFRESLFSSNGKLMLLALLGATAGQAVVWYGGQFYSLFFLTQTLKVDGTTANLLVAGALLLATPFFVVFGALSDKIGRKKIVMAGCLLAALTYFPIFKGLTHYANPAVEEARASAPAVVHADPNTCSFQFDPIGKKVFTNSCDIAAAALAKAGIPYEVQPAPAGSLARVTVGAGEVTAYEGAGLSKDDTKSHAEAFAKALKGILIGAGYPEKADPERINKPMVLTLLWVLVLYVTMVYGPIAAWLVELFPTRIRYTSMSLPYHIGNGWFGGFLPTISFALVAATGNMYYGLWYPIIIALMTFVIGSLFLRETKDVDITK from the coding sequence GTGTCCACCATCACCGCAAATACCCCGAAAGAGGGCACCCTCACCCAGGGGCACAAGAAGGTCATCTTCGCGTCCAGCCTGGGCACCGTGTTCGAGTGGTACGACTTCTACCTGTACGGCTCGCTCGCGGCGATCATCGCCAAGCAGTTCTTCAGCGGCGTCAACGAAACCACCGGCTTCATCTTCGCGCTGCTTGCATTCGCCGCCGGCTTCTTCGTGCGTCCGTTCGGCGCGGCGTTCTTCGGCAGCCTCGGCGACCGGATCGGGCGCAAGTACACCTTCCTCGTGACGATCGTGATCATGGGCCTGTCGACGTTCCTGGTCGGCGTCCTGCCCAACTACGCCACCATCGGCGTGGCGGCGCCCGTCATCCTGATCGCCCTGCGCCTGTTCCAGGGTCTGGCGCTGGGTGGCGAGTACGGTGGCGCGGCCACGTACGTGGCCGAGCACGCACCGCATGGCAAGCGTGGCCTTTACACCAGCTTCATCCAGATCACGGCCACCGCAGGCCTGTTCCTGTCGCTGCTGGTGATCCTGGGCTGCCGCGTGTATCTGGGCACGGAAGCGTTCGAGGCCTGGGGCTGGCGCATTCCGTTCATGGTGTCGATCGTGCTGCTCGGTATCTCGGTGTGGATCCGCCTGCAGCTCAGCGAATCTCCGCTGTTCCAGCAGATGAAGGCCGAGGGCAAGACCGCCAAGAAGCCGTTCCGCGAGAGCCTGTTCTCCAGCAACGGCAAGCTGATGCTGCTGGCGCTGCTGGGCGCGACGGCCGGCCAGGCGGTGGTGTGGTACGGCGGCCAGTTCTACTCGCTGTTCTTCCTCACCCAGACGCTGAAGGTCGACGGCACCACGGCGAACCTGCTGGTGGCCGGTGCGTTGTTGCTGGCGACGCCGTTCTTCGTCGTCTTCGGCGCGCTGTCCGACAAGATCGGCCGCAAGAAGATCGTCATGGCCGGTTGCCTGCTGGCCGCGCTGACCTACTTCCCGATCTTCAAGGGCCTGACGCACTACGCGAACCCGGCCGTCGAGGAGGCACGCGCATCGGCACCGGCCGTGGTCCATGCCGATCCGAACACGTGTTCGTTCCAGTTCGACCCGATCGGCAAGAAGGTGTTCACCAACTCGTGCGATATCGCCGCGGCTGCGCTGGCCAAGGCCGGCATCCCGTACGAAGTCCAGCCGGCGCCTGCAGGTTCGCTGGCCAGGGTGACGGTCGGCGCCGGTGAGGTAACGGCCTACGAGGGCGCCGGACTGAGCAAGGACGACACCAAGTCCCATGCCGAAGCGTTCGCAAAGGCCCTGAAGGGCATCCTGATCGGCGCCGGCTATCCCGAGAAGGCGGATCCCGAGCGGATCAACAAGCCGATGGTGCTGACACTGCTCTGGGTGCTGGTGCTCTACGTGACGATGGTCTACGGCCCGATCGCGGCGTGGCTGGTGGAGCTGTTCCCCACCCGCATCCGCTACACCTCGATGTCGCTGCCGTACCACATCGGCAATGGCTGGTTCGGCGGCTTCCTGCCGACCATCTCCTTCGCCCTCGTGGCGGCGACCGGCAACATGTACTACGGCCTGTGGTACCCGATCATCATCGCGCTGATGACGTTCGTGATCGGCTCGCTGTTCCTGCGCGAGACCAAGGACGTGGACATCACCAAGTAA
- a CDS encoding DcaP family trimeric outer membrane transporter yields MSTRIATTPTSTPQPRRRPLAAALLVALALPGMAFAQTAKEKELEARVAQLEAMVQQLVAQQQQQQTQISEVKTAQATPPAAPAAAAPATAAAGAPKVSPIQSTTITPAANPNSKFYYGGFIKLDASLTSTNDGDIPDGTVGRLFYVPKAIPVGQGHLREGGTDTDMGANFSRFWFGVDSDTDNGDKLKAYLEFDLFGGGSTAFTGNEIATNTYALTLRQAYVQWNKWLAGQTWTNFQDTAALPDTVDFLGPTEGTVFVRQAQVRYTNGPWSFSMENPETVYTPFNGNMAQIAGDDGPMPDLTARYTFKGDWGHFGVAGLVRQLKYQTAGVAATPTVPARPSVEDDTTGYGISVSGKFNIGKNDDIRYMVTGGSGIGRYIGLALNNDAVLDSTGDLDNIDVIAGFVGWRHVFSPKLRTNLFYSRADYDQNVDFTGLGITKGAQSAHLNLIYTPLPKLDLGAELIWGQRELENGDRGELNRLQTHVKYNF; encoded by the coding sequence ATGTCCACACGCATTGCCACGACGCCGACGTCGACGCCGCAACCGCGCCGCCGTCCGCTCGCCGCCGCATTGCTGGTCGCGCTGGCGCTGCCGGGGATGGCGTTCGCGCAGACCGCGAAGGAGAAGGAGCTGGAGGCGCGCGTCGCCCAGCTGGAAGCGATGGTCCAGCAACTGGTCGCGCAACAGCAGCAGCAACAGACCCAGATCAGCGAAGTGAAGACGGCGCAGGCGACGCCGCCCGCCGCTCCGGCCGCCGCTGCACCGGCGACGGCTGCCGCAGGCGCACCGAAGGTGTCGCCGATCCAGAGCACGACGATCACGCCGGCCGCCAATCCGAACTCGAAGTTCTATTACGGCGGCTTCATCAAGCTGGACGCCTCGCTCACCTCGACCAACGACGGCGACATTCCCGACGGCACCGTCGGTCGCCTGTTCTATGTGCCCAAGGCCATTCCTGTCGGCCAGGGCCATCTGCGCGAGGGCGGCACCGACACAGACATGGGCGCCAACTTCTCGCGCTTCTGGTTCGGCGTGGACAGCGATACCGACAACGGCGACAAGCTGAAGGCCTACCTGGAGTTCGATCTGTTCGGCGGCGGCAGCACGGCCTTCACCGGCAACGAGATCGCCACCAACACCTATGCGCTCACGCTGCGCCAGGCCTATGTGCAATGGAACAAGTGGCTGGCCGGCCAGACCTGGACCAACTTCCAGGACACCGCCGCACTGCCCGACACGGTCGACTTCCTCGGCCCGACGGAAGGTACGGTGTTCGTGCGCCAGGCACAGGTGCGCTACACCAACGGGCCGTGGTCGTTCTCGATGGAGAACCCGGAGACGGTCTACACGCCGTTCAACGGCAACATGGCGCAGATCGCCGGCGACGACGGCCCGATGCCCGACCTCACCGCGCGCTACACCTTCAAGGGCGATTGGGGCCACTTCGGCGTCGCGGGCCTCGTGCGCCAGCTGAAGTACCAGACGGCAGGCGTCGCGGCCACGCCGACCGTGCCGGCGCGCCCGTCGGTGGAGGACGACACCACCGGCTACGGCATCAGCGTGTCGGGCAAGTTCAACATCGGCAAGAACGACGACATCCGCTACATGGTCACCGGCGGCAGCGGCATCGGCCGCTACATCGGTCTGGCGCTGAACAACGATGCGGTGCTCGATTCCACGGGCGACCTGGACAACATCGACGTCATCGCCGGCTTCGTCGGCTGGCGCCACGTGTTCAGCCCGAAGCTGCGCACGAACCTGTTCTACTCGCGCGCCGACTACGACCAGAACGTGGACTTCACTGGCCTTGGCATCACCAAGGGCGCGCAATCGGCCCACTTGAACCTGATCTACACCCCGCTTCCCAAGCTCGACCTGGGTGCGGAGCTGATCTGGGGCCAGCGTGAACTCGAGAACGGCGACCGCGGCGAGCTCAACCGCCTTCAGACGCATGTGAAGTACAACTTCTAA
- a CDS encoding helix-turn-helix domain-containing protein codes for MSLQRPIAALRPFVEALWASDAASGGVAYREHVLPSGRMHLAIRLGDAPMRLFREANDSMGEGMRPATVCGARPGFYIKQAAPASSVGVLLRPGAAQALLGCDADELGARHIALDDLWSVHDVERLLEQLRAEPDARARIQALQRALLDRLRPVRAMHPAIAQAMQQLDEGDAKVREIVAASGCSHRHLIARFRAATGLAPKEYARVKRFRRALRLLAAARPLDGLALDAGYSDQAHFNREFRALAGITPREYLAAPVRGSLHVPRVNFVQDAPARAD; via the coding sequence ATGAGCCTGCAGCGACCCATCGCCGCGTTGCGCCCGTTCGTCGAAGCCCTGTGGGCGAGCGATGCTGCGTCGGGTGGCGTCGCGTATCGCGAACACGTGCTGCCCAGTGGCCGCATGCACCTGGCGATACGGCTGGGCGATGCGCCGATGCGGCTGTTCCGCGAGGCGAACGACTCCATGGGCGAGGGCATGCGCCCGGCCACCGTATGCGGCGCGCGCCCCGGCTTCTACATCAAGCAGGCGGCACCGGCGTCGTCGGTGGGCGTGCTGTTGCGGCCCGGCGCGGCACAGGCGTTGCTCGGCTGCGATGCGGACGAACTCGGTGCGCGGCACATCGCGCTCGATGATCTGTGGAGCGTGCACGACGTCGAACGCCTGCTCGAACAACTCCGTGCCGAACCGGATGCGCGCGCGCGGATCCAAGCGTTGCAGCGTGCGCTGCTCGATCGCCTGCGTCCGGTGCGCGCGATGCACCCTGCGATAGCCCAGGCCATGCAACAACTGGACGAGGGCGATGCCAAGGTGCGCGAGATCGTCGCCGCGAGCGGATGCAGCCATCGCCACCTGATCGCGCGCTTCCGCGCGGCCACAGGGCTGGCCCCGAAGGAGTACGCACGCGTGAAGCGCTTCCGCCGTGCGTTGCGCCTGCTTGCCGCGGCACGCCCGCTGGACGGGCTGGCGCTCGATGCCGGCTATAGCGACCAGGCGCATTTCAATCGCGAGTTCCGCGCGCTGGCGGGCATCACGCCACGCGAGTACCTCGCCGCGCCCGTGCGTGGCAGCCTGCATGTGCCCCGGGTCAATTTCGTTCAAGACGCCCCGGCCCGCGCCGACTAG
- a CDS encoding VOC family protein, translating into MATRELFAYLCVRDAQAAIAFYRDVFGASETLRLVDAGGRIGHAEVTVDGTTLMLCEPYPEYGILPPDPASPSSVTLHVHVDDADAVIAGALAAGAELVMPARDQFYGERSGVVRDPQGHRWNIGHSIEDVDAQEMQRRFAALTAPC; encoded by the coding sequence ATGGCCACACGAGAGCTGTTCGCCTATCTGTGCGTGCGCGATGCGCAGGCCGCCATCGCCTTCTACCGTGACGTGTTCGGCGCCAGTGAGACGTTGCGGCTGGTCGATGCCGGTGGGCGCATCGGCCATGCCGAAGTGACGGTCGACGGTACCACGCTGATGCTCTGCGAGCCGTACCCGGAGTACGGCATCCTCCCGCCCGATCCCGCGTCGCCGTCGAGCGTGACCTTGCATGTGCATGTGGATGACGCCGATGCCGTGATCGCCGGCGCGCTTGCCGCCGGCGCGGAACTGGTGATGCCCGCGCGCGACCAGTTCTACGGCGAGCGCTCGGGTGTCGTGCGCGATCCGCAGGGGCACCGGTGGAACATCGGCCATAGCATCGAGGACGTCGATGCGCAGGAAATGCAGCGACGCTTCGCGGCATTGACCGCGCCCTGCTGA
- a CDS encoding M48 family metallopeptidase, with protein sequence MPAQLTAPSAAYRRHTWLAVAGLLTFAVAYLALLGWFTWTAWRLFHALIAGEGGDGFSNVLVGSFAAFLAIFMAKGLVFFKRSAGHSDLELKAADQPELFAFLHRLADEARAPRPHRVFLSPRVNAGVFYDLSLFNLIVPSKKNLDIGLALVNVLNLGEFKAVLAHEFGHFAQRTMAVGRWVYVAHQIASQLIARRDALDSLLGTLSRLDIRIAWIGWALSLIVWAIRSLVESAFRIVVLSERALSREMEYQADLVAASLTGSDALVHALHRLGAADDAWNRALAHASREYQRGRAVDDLFAVQTRVIEQMRRVAPHATFGEPPTLPDNDRHQHRVFRSELARPPQMWSTHPSNSDRESNLKRQYVAARIDERPATLLLRDADALKRRLSHDMLVGEPPAFAPIEETLKRLDAEFDRRSLDLRYRGSYLGRSFVREVEAPAELFTATANALGDAELLARIGELYAPRHGDDLRRLDELAQERDTLEATHLGHLRAPGGEVHWRGRTLSVRQLKPVIKELDAEIAPLREAVREHDRQCRSLHLIAARRVAPAWERVLASEVELLHYCEHTEANLRDLHGLFVNTLQVVTADNRVSSTELRRLIGDADRLHDAIGVVYDRAGDVVVDDTVATRLEHSFAESLGKLGLGVPTAENINQWLKVVDGWVNHTCGELMHLRAAALESLLANEDHVTAWLASGEKPDAPTPCQVPHPYPVLVPGKERKRQTRLGWWDRFQTADGVVATVARVVVAGGIVGGVLMLGMQTGTATVSLYNGLSRTVVVEIDGQTVELAPQRATTLSVEAGTAHEVVTRTPDGDVVETFRSEKMPGTSHFLYNVAGATPLVQWTAIYGTGQQAPPQHNLGALRWSASAADHVFEEPPQSISTQAHDNGGTRTVLSAAGDLMPQQQIALVPGSDEQRELIRAHARWDDPQSRHLSTWLWLAKELPGGVDGIVTDRLRRDPHDVATLRAEQALALANGPRHDEVCARQRALAQKEPAFAGYAYLAARCTPEGPDHDAAFLAGQQRWPDDPWFALASGYVYAQRQQWPQADTLWSQALRTPATAENVALELARVKRITDVPAAQWQSLVGQSSVLAQMLELPSAATRGTPYEAYAWLEQGDLYNAVKQAEGDATLYTHVLRQAAASDGASPELVQRALALLPTEGIDPGTLWSSWALALREGQSDAGWREKALADPTDEGMAVARFVDAVRAGASQTDAEAALGNVMPRTRGLAYAMAVTLRGDACPLAWREASKKLLFTPERPYFR encoded by the coding sequence GTGCCCGCTCAGTTGACCGCACCCAGCGCCGCCTACCGTCGCCATACGTGGCTGGCGGTCGCCGGACTGCTGACGTTCGCCGTCGCCTACCTGGCCCTGCTGGGCTGGTTCACATGGACCGCCTGGCGGCTGTTCCACGCACTGATCGCCGGGGAAGGCGGCGACGGCTTCAGCAACGTGCTGGTCGGTTCGTTCGCCGCGTTCCTGGCGATCTTCATGGCCAAGGGCCTGGTGTTCTTCAAGCGCAGCGCGGGCCACTCGGACCTCGAGCTGAAGGCTGCCGACCAGCCAGAGCTGTTCGCGTTCCTGCACCGCCTGGCCGACGAAGCCCGCGCACCGCGACCGCATCGCGTGTTCCTGTCGCCGCGCGTGAACGCTGGCGTGTTCTACGACCTGTCGCTGTTCAACCTGATCGTGCCGTCGAAGAAGAACCTCGACATTGGCCTGGCGCTGGTCAACGTGCTCAACCTGGGCGAGTTCAAGGCCGTGCTGGCGCACGAGTTCGGCCACTTCGCGCAACGCACGATGGCGGTGGGTCGCTGGGTGTACGTGGCGCACCAGATCGCCTCGCAACTGATCGCGCGGCGCGACGCACTCGACAGTCTTCTTGGCACGCTCTCGCGGTTGGACATTCGCATTGCGTGGATCGGCTGGGCGTTGTCGCTGATCGTCTGGGCGATCCGCTCCCTGGTGGAGTCCGCGTTCCGTATCGTGGTCCTGTCCGAACGTGCGCTCTCGCGCGAGATGGAGTACCAGGCCGACCTGGTCGCCGCGTCGCTCACCGGCAGCGATGCGCTGGTGCACGCGCTGCATCGCCTGGGCGCGGCCGACGACGCATGGAATCGCGCACTCGCCCACGCCTCGCGCGAGTACCAGCGCGGTCGCGCGGTCGACGACCTGTTCGCCGTGCAGACGCGCGTGATCGAGCAGATGCGCCGTGTTGCGCCGCACGCAACCTTCGGCGAGCCGCCAACGCTGCCCGACAACGACCGTCACCAGCATCGCGTGTTCCGCTCGGAGCTGGCGAGGCCGCCACAGATGTGGTCCACGCATCCGAGCAACTCGGACCGCGAAAGCAACCTCAAGCGCCAGTACGTCGCCGCGCGTATCGACGAGCGCCCCGCCACGCTGCTGCTGCGGGACGCCGATGCGCTCAAGCGGAGGCTCTCGCACGACATGCTCGTCGGTGAACCGCCCGCATTCGCGCCCATCGAGGAAACACTGAAGCGTCTGGATGCCGAGTTCGACCGGCGCTCGCTCGACCTGCGTTACCGCGGCTCTTACCTTGGCCGCTCGTTCGTGCGCGAGGTGGAAGCGCCAGCGGAGCTGTTCACCGCCACCGCCAATGCGCTGGGCGATGCCGAACTGCTCGCCCGCATCGGCGAGCTCTATGCGCCCCGCCACGGCGACGACCTGCGACGCCTGGACGAACTGGCGCAGGAGCGCGACACGCTCGAAGCCACGCATCTGGGGCACCTGCGTGCCCCCGGCGGCGAAGTGCACTGGCGTGGTCGGACGCTGTCGGTGCGCCAGCTGAAGCCGGTGATCAAGGAGCTGGATGCCGAGATCGCGCCGCTGCGCGAGGCCGTGCGCGAGCACGACCGCCAGTGCCGCAGTCTGCATCTGATCGCGGCGCGACGCGTGGCGCCCGCCTGGGAGCGTGTGCTGGCCAGCGAAGTCGAGCTGCTGCATTACTGCGAACATACCGAAGCGAACCTGCGCGACCTGCACGGGTTGTTCGTCAACACGCTGCAGGTGGTGACGGCCGACAACCGCGTATCGTCCACCGAGCTGCGCCGCCTCATCGGCGACGCGGACCGCCTGCACGATGCGATCGGCGTGGTCTACGACCGCGCTGGCGACGTCGTTGTCGACGACACCGTCGCCACGCGACTGGAGCACTCGTTCGCGGAAAGCCTGGGCAAGCTCGGGCTGGGTGTGCCGACGGCCGAGAACATCAACCAGTGGCTGAAGGTGGTGGATGGCTGGGTCAACCACACCTGCGGCGAACTGATGCATCTGCGCGCGGCCGCGCTGGAATCCCTGCTGGCCAACGAGGACCATGTGACGGCGTGGCTGGCCTCCGGCGAGAAGCCGGACGCACCGACGCCATGCCAGGTGCCGCATCCCTATCCCGTGCTGGTCCCGGGCAAGGAGCGCAAGCGGCAGACGCGCCTGGGCTGGTGGGATCGCTTCCAGACGGCGGACGGTGTGGTGGCGACGGTCGCGCGCGTGGTGGTGGCTGGCGGCATCGTCGGTGGCGTTCTGATGCTCGGCATGCAGACCGGCACCGCCACCGTATCGCTGTACAACGGCCTTTCGCGCACGGTGGTGGTGGAGATCGACGGGCAGACCGTCGAGCTCGCGCCGCAGCGGGCGACAACCCTGTCGGTGGAGGCCGGCACGGCGCACGAGGTCGTCACGCGCACGCCGGACGGCGATGTCGTCGAAACCTTCCGCAGCGAGAAGATGCCGGGTACGTCGCACTTCCTCTACAACGTTGCCGGCGCGACGCCGCTGGTGCAGTGGACCGCAATATACGGCACCGGTCAGCAGGCACCGCCACAGCACAATCTGGGTGCGCTGCGCTGGTCGGCCAGCGCGGCCGACCACGTCTTCGAGGAACCGCCCCAGTCGATCAGCACGCAGGCGCACGATAACGGCGGCACGCGCACCGTGCTCAGTGCGGCGGGTGACCTGATGCCGCAACAGCAGATCGCACTGGTGCCGGGCAGCGACGAGCAGCGCGAGCTGATCCGCGCGCATGCGCGCTGGGACGATCCGCAGTCGCGCCATCTGTCGACCTGGCTGTGGCTTGCCAAGGAGCTTCCCGGCGGCGTCGATGGGATCGTCACCGACCGCCTGCGCCGCGATCCGCACGACGTGGCGACGCTGCGCGCCGAACAGGCACTCGCACTGGCCAATGGCCCGCGCCATGACGAGGTCTGCGCAAGGCAGCGCGCGCTCGCTCAGAAGGAACCTGCGTTCGCCGGCTACGCGTACCTCGCCGCGCGTTGCACGCCCGAAGGTCCCGACCACGACGCGGCCTTCCTGGCAGGCCAGCAACGCTGGCCGGACGATCCGTGGTTCGCGCTGGCGTCCGGGTACGTGTATGCGCAACGTCAGCAGTGGCCGCAGGCGGATACGTTGTGGAGCCAGGCCCTGCGGACGCCGGCAACGGCGGAGAACGTGGCGCTGGAGCTGGCGCGCGTGAAGCGCATCACCGACGTGCCCGCCGCGCAGTGGCAGTCCCTGGTCGGACAATCGTCGGTGCTCGCGCAGATGCTCGAACTACCGAGCGCCGCCACGCGTGGCACGCCGTACGAGGCGTACGCGTGGCTGGAACAGGGCGACCTGTACAACGCCGTCAAGCAGGCCGAAGGCGATGCGACGCTGTATACGCACGTGCTACGTCAGGCGGCGGCCTCCGACGGTGCATCGCCGGAGCTGGTGCAGCGCGCGCTCGCCCTGCTGCCGACCGAGGGCATCGACCCGGGCACGCTGTGGAGCAGCTGGGCGCTGGCCCTGCGTGAGGGTCAGTCCGATGCGGGCTGGCGCGAGAAGGCACTGGCCGATCCGACCGACGAGGGCATGGCCGTTGCTCGCTTCGTCGATGCGGTGCGCGCGGGCGCGAGCCAGACCGATGCCGAAGCCGCACTCGGCAACGTGATGCCGCGAACCCGCGGCCTGGCCTATGCGATGGCGGTGACGCTGCGCGGCGACGCGTGCCCGCTGGCCTGGCGCGAAGCCAGCAAAAAGCTGCTGTTCACGCCGGAACGTCCGTACTTCCGCTGA
- the acs gene encoding acetate--CoA ligase, which translates to MRHTGLPTAGAAASPTPNAVPEYVMNHPATVYPIDPDFAAQARVTRESYQRLYAESVKDPSAFWGQVAQRLEWFRAPTKIKDVSYNLDDFRIRWYEDGELNASVNCLDRHLATRGDKTALLFEPDDPSTPSQHVTYRELHARVCQLANALRSLGVRKGDRITIYLPMITEAVVAMLACARVGAIHSVVFGGFAPQSIADRVADCQSKLIITADEGLRGGKKVPLKANVDAALKMPGTNTVETVLVVRHTGSAVDMQMPRDRWYDAVVDGQPTECAPERMNAEDPLFILYTSGSTGKPKGVLHTTGGYLAYASYTHETVFDLREDDIYWCTADVGWVTGHSYIVYGPLANGATALVFEGVPNYPNVSRFWEVIDKHKVTIFYTAPTAIRALMRDGDEPVAKTSRASLRLLGTVGEPINPEAWRWYYEVVGDSRCPIVDTWWQTETGGILITPLAGAIDLKPGSATLPFFGVQPALVDANGARLEGEAEGNLVLLDSWPGQMRTVYGDHQRFIDTYFRTYPGSYFTGDGCRRDADGYYWITGRVDDVINVSGHRIGTAEVESALVSHPKVAEAAVVGFPHDIKGQGIYAYVTLIAGEAPTDALHKELIAHVRQEIGPIATPDHLQWAPGLPKTRSGKIMRRILRKIAENAPDQLGDTSTLADPSVVESLVKERRVP; encoded by the coding sequence ATGCGGCACACTGGGCTTCCGACCGCTGGCGCGGCCGCGTCGCCCACACCGAATGCCGTCCCGGAGTACGTCATGAACCATCCCGCCACCGTCTATCCGATCGACCCGGACTTCGCCGCCCAGGCGCGGGTCACGCGCGAGTCGTACCAGCGCCTCTACGCTGAATCGGTGAAGGATCCCTCGGCGTTCTGGGGCCAGGTCGCGCAGCGGCTGGAGTGGTTCCGCGCACCGACGAAGATCAAGGACGTCAGCTACAACCTGGACGATTTCCGCATCCGCTGGTACGAGGACGGCGAACTCAACGCCAGCGTGAACTGCCTGGACCGCCACCTGGCCACGCGCGGCGACAAGACCGCGCTGCTGTTCGAGCCGGACGATCCGTCCACGCCCTCGCAGCACGTCACCTACCGCGAGCTGCATGCGCGCGTGTGCCAGCTGGCCAATGCGCTGCGCTCGCTGGGCGTGCGCAAGGGCGACCGCATCACCATCTACCTGCCGATGATCACCGAGGCCGTGGTGGCGATGCTGGCCTGCGCGCGCGTCGGCGCGATCCACTCGGTGGTGTTCGGCGGTTTCGCGCCGCAGTCCATTGCCGACCGCGTCGCCGACTGCCAGAGCAAGCTCATCATCACCGCTGACGAAGGCCTGCGCGGCGGCAAGAAGGTGCCGCTGAAGGCGAACGTGGATGCCGCGCTGAAGATGCCCGGCACCAACACGGTGGAAACCGTGCTCGTCGTGCGCCACACCGGCTCGGCCGTGGACATGCAGATGCCGCGCGACCGCTGGTACGACGCGGTCGTCGACGGGCAACCGACCGAATGCGCACCGGAGCGCATGAACGCCGAAGACCCGCTGTTCATCCTCTACACCTCCGGTTCCACCGGCAAGCCCAAGGGCGTGCTGCACACCACCGGCGGCTATCTTGCGTACGCCAGCTACACGCACGAAACCGTGTTCGACCTGCGCGAGGACGACATCTACTGGTGCACGGCCGACGTGGGCTGGGTCACCGGACACAGCTACATCGTCTACGGCCCGCTGGCCAATGGCGCGACCGCGCTGGTGTTCGAAGGCGTGCCGAACTACCCGAACGTCTCGCGCTTCTGGGAAGTGATCGACAAGCACAAGGTGACCATCTTCTACACCGCGCCCACCGCGATCCGCGCGCTGATGCGCGATGGCGACGAGCCGGTGGCGAAGACCTCGCGCGCCTCGCTGCGCCTGCTGGGAACGGTGGGCGAGCCGATCAATCCCGAAGCATGGCGCTGGTATTACGAAGTCGTCGGCGACTCGCGCTGCCCCATTGTCGATACCTGGTGGCAGACCGAGACCGGCGGCATCCTCATCACTCCGCTGGCCGGCGCGATCGACCTCAAGCCCGGCTCGGCCACGTTGCCGTTCTTCGGCGTACAGCCGGCGCTGGTCGATGCCAACGGCGCGCGCCTGGAAGGCGAGGCCGAGGGCAACCTGGTGCTGCTGGACTCCTGGCCCGGCCAGATGCGCACGGTCTACGGCGATCACCAGCGCTTCATCGACACGTACTTCCGTACGTACCCCGGCTCCTACTTCACCGGCGACGGCTGCCGCCGCGACGCCGACGGCTACTACTGGATCACCGGTCGCGTCGACGACGTCATCAACGTCAGCGGTCACCGTATCGGCACCGCCGAGGTCGAGAGCGCGCTGGTCTCGCACCCGAAGGTGGCCGAGGCGGCGGTCGTCGGTTTCCCGCACGACATCAAGGGCCAGGGCATCTACGCCTACGTGACGCTGATCGCCGGCGAAGCGCCGACCGACGCGCTGCACAAGGAACTGATCGCGCACGTGCGCCAGGAAATCGGGCCGATCGCCACGCCCGACCACCTGCAATGGGCGCCGGGCCTGCCGAAGACGCGCTCGGGCAAGATCATGCGCCGCATCCTGCGCAAGATCGCCGAGAACGCACCGGACCAGCTCGGCGACACCAGCACGCTGGCCGATCCGAGCGTGGTCGAATCGCTGGTGAAGGAACGGCGCGTGCCGTGA
- a CDS encoding response regulator transcription factor — protein sequence MPTLLIADDHPLFREALRGAVARVLPDAQLREADSVEALYTLVEAEPDADLLLLDLNMPGAQGFSALVHLRALHPQLPIVVVSAREEPTVMRRALDHGAVGFIPKSADAATLGEAITRVLDGDRWAPSVALSAPAAHADEHDAAQRLRDLTPQQFRVLQMLGAGLLNKQIGYELGVSEATVKAHVTAILRKLGASNRTQAVLIAGRLALDPGAIVPPPEEAD from the coding sequence ATGCCCACACTCCTCATCGCCGACGACCACCCGCTGTTCCGCGAAGCACTGCGCGGTGCGGTCGCACGCGTATTGCCCGATGCGCAGCTGCGCGAGGCGGACAGCGTCGAGGCGCTGTACACGCTGGTCGAGGCCGAGCCCGACGCGGACCTGCTGCTGCTCGACCTCAACATGCCCGGCGCGCAGGGCTTCAGTGCGCTGGTGCACCTGCGCGCGCTGCATCCGCAGCTGCCCATCGTGGTGGTGTCCGCGCGTGAGGAGCCCACGGTGATGCGTCGCGCGCTCGATCACGGTGCGGTCGGCTTCATACCAAAATCCGCCGACGCCGCAACGCTGGGCGAGGCGATCACGCGCGTGCTCGATGGCGATCGCTGGGCGCCATCGGTCGCGCTCTCCGCGCCGGCGGCGCACGCCGACGAACACGACGCCGCGCAACGCCTGCGCGATCTCACGCCGCAGCAGTTCCGCGTGCTGCAGATGCTGGGTGCGGGCCTGCTCAACAAGCAGATCGGCTACGAACTGGGCGTGTCGGAGGCCACCGTGAAGGCGCACGTCACCGCGATCCTGCGCAAGCTTGGCGCCAGCAACCGCACGCAGGCGGTGTTGATCGCCGGCCGTCTCGCACTGGACCCGGGCGCGATCGTGCCGCCGCCGGAAGAGGCGGACTGA